Within Sphingomonas piscis, the genomic segment GGCTCAGGGGCGTAACCTGCGCCTGCAGCTCGGCTACAGCCACGATGTGAACTATGCCGTGCCGGAAGGTGTCGAAGTGAAGACGCCCGACGCCAACACGGTCGAGATCAGCGGCATCGACAAGCAGAAGGTGGGCCAGGTTGCGGCCGAAATCCGCCGCTGGCGCAAGCCGGAGCCCTACAAGGGCAAAGGCATCAAGTATCGCGGTGAGTTCATCTACCGCAAAGAAGGCAAGAAGAAGTAAGCCATGGCGAAACTCTCTCTCTTCGACCGCCGCCGTCAGCGCGTGCGCACCTCGCTCCGGGCGACCGCGTCGGGCAAGCCGCGTCTGTCGGTTCACCGTTCGGGCCGGCACATCTATGCCCAGGTCATCGACGACACCGCCGGCCGCACGCTTGCTGCCGCGTCGACGCTCGACAAGGACCTCAAGGGCAAGACCAATGCCACCCGCGAAGGCGCTGCTGCCGTCGGCAAGGCGTTGGCCGAGCGGGCCAAGGCGGCCGGCGTGTCCAAGGTCGTGTTCGACCGTGGCGGTTTCCTTTTCCATGGCCGGGTCAAGGCCCTGGCCGACGGCGCCCGTGAAGCCGGGCTGGAGTTCTAAGCATGGCTGACGAAATCGAAACCCAGACCCAGGCGGGCAACCCCGACGCCCCGACCGCGGCTGCCGAGGCCGATGCCGGTGCTCCGGCGCAGACTGAAGGTCGTGGTCCGCGTGGCGGACGTGGCGGACGCGGTCCGGGCGGACGCGACAATCGCGGCGGCGGCAATCGTGGCCGGCGTGACGACCGTCGCGGCAACCGTGGCGGCGACGACGATGGCGGCGAGGAGCTGATCGAAAAGCTCGTCCACATCAACCGCGTCTCCAAGACCGTGAAGGGCGGCAAGCGCTTCGGTTTCGCCGCGCTCGTCGTCGTTGGCGACGGCAAGGGCCGCGCCGGCTTCGGTCATGGGAAGGCCCGCGAAGTTCCGGAAGCGATCAGCAAGGCGACCGCCGCTGCCAAGAAGGCGATGGTTCGCGTTCCGCTGCGCGATGGCCGCACCTTGCACCATGACGGCAACGGCCACTTCGGCGCCGGCAAGGTGACCCTTCGTGCTGCTCCGTCGGGTACCGGCATCATTGCCGGCGGTCCGATGCGCGCCATCTTCGAAAGCCTCGGCGTTGCCGACGTGGTCACCAAGTCGGTCGGCACGTCCAACCCGTACAACATGATCCGCGCGACCTTTGAGGCGCTAAAGGATCAGTCGAGCCCCCGCTCGGTCGCCCAGCGCCGTGGCAAGAAGGTCGCTGACC encodes:
- the rplR gene encoding 50S ribosomal protein L18, giving the protein MAKLSLFDRRRQRVRTSLRATASGKPRLSVHRSGRHIYAQVIDDTAGRTLAAASTLDKDLKGKTNATREGAAAVGKALAERAKAAGVSKVVFDRGGFLFHGRVKALADGAREAGLEF
- the rpsE gene encoding 30S ribosomal protein S5; its protein translation is MADEIETQTQAGNPDAPTAAAEADAGAPAQTEGRGPRGGRGGRGPGGRDNRGGGNRGRRDDRRGNRGGDDDGGEELIEKLVHINRVSKTVKGGKRFGFAALVVVGDGKGRAGFGHGKAREVPEAISKATAAAKKAMVRVPLRDGRTLHHDGNGHFGAGKVTLRAAPSGTGIIAGGPMRAIFESLGVADVVTKSVGTSNPYNMIRATFEALKDQSSPRSVAQRRGKKVADLLGRGGASAAEAEAQAEAITE